From a region of the Candidatus Binatia bacterium genome:
- a CDS encoding IS3 family transposase (programmed frameshift) — MGKGESAEKVVRDIQRKTRRRFSAEEKIRIVLEGLRGEESIAALCRREGLAPNLYYRWSKEFLEAGKKRLLGDTKREASAPEVKGLQDENDRLKHALAETVLEVRLLKKSLVGSLGRRYERLKASEKREVIHLVEGSDLSVRRTLRELNVSRSTFYAWYERYREHGDAGLEPRKPATRRHWNRIPERERKRVVEAALADPEKSPRELAWQETDRTGHFISESSVYRILKAHDLITSPAYVLIRAADRFQHPTKRPNELWQTDFTYLRVVSWGWYYLSTVLDDYSRYILAWTLGTTMKASDVTETLDLARAKAGVDEVQVVHRPRLLSDNGPCYVSGDLATYLGRHGIEHTRGAPYHPQTQGKIERYHRSMKNVVKLENYYSPWELERSIGRFVEHYNHRRYHESLDNVTPADAYHGRRQAILTRREQIKKKTMARRKRQNLRAA; from the exons ATGGGAAAGGGAGAAAGCGCGGAGAAGGTCGTCCGCGACATTCAGCGCAAGACACGACGTCGTTTTTCGGCGGAAGAGAAAATCCGGATCGTCCTCGAAGGACTGCGTGGGGAAGAGAGCATTGCGGCTCTGTGCCGCCGCGAGGGGCTCGCTCCGAATTTGTACTACCGCTGGTCCAAGGAGTTTCTGGAGGCCGGGAAGAAGCGGCTTCTGGGCGACACGAAGCGTGAGGCGAGCGCCCCCGAGGTAAAGGGTCTTCAGGACGAGAACGACCGCTTGAAGCATGCTCTGGCCGAGACGGTGCTCGAAGTGCGGTTGCTCAAAAAAAGTCTGGTGGGCTCC CTCGGACGACGGTACGAGCGATTGAAAGCGTCGGAGAAGCGCGAAGTGATCCACCTGGTGGAAGGCTCGGATCTGTCGGTGCGCCGCACGCTGCGCGAGCTGAACGTGAGCCGCTCGACTTTCTACGCTTGGTACGAGCGCTACCGCGAGCATGGCGACGCTGGCCTGGAGCCGCGCAAGCCCGCGACGCGCCGTCACTGGAACCGCATTCCTGAGCGGGAGAGAAAGCGCGTGGTCGAAGCTGCACTGGCCGATCCGGAGAAGTCGCCCAGGGAGCTGGCGTGGCAGGAGACGGACCGCACGGGCCATTTCATCTCTGAATCCAGCGTGTACCGCATTCTGAAGGCGCACGACCTGATCACGAGTCCGGCCTACGTCTTGATCCGAGCGGCGGATCGCTTCCAGCATCCGACCAAGCGACCGAACGAGCTTTGGCAGACGGACTTCACGTATCTGCGCGTCGTGAGCTGGGGCTGGTACTACCTGTCGACCGTGCTCGACGATTACTCCCGCTACATTCTGGCGTGGACGCTCGGCACGACGATGAAGGCGTCGGACGTGACCGAGACGCTGGACCTGGCGCGAGCGAAGGCGGGAGTCGATGAGGTGCAGGTCGTGCATCGACCTCGGCTGCTGAGCGACAACGGCCCCTGCTACGTGTCGGGCGATCTTGCGACCTACCTCGGTCGTCACGGTATCGAACACACACGAGGAGCGCCGTACCATCCACAAACGCAGGGAAAGATCGAGCGCTATCACCGCTCGATGAAGAACGTGGTGAAGCTCGAGAACTACTACAGCCCGTGGGAGCTGGAGCGCTCGATCGGTCGCTTCGTCGAACACTACAACCACCGGCGGTACCACGAGTCACTGGACAACGTGACTCCAGCCGATGCATATCACGGGCGGCGGCAGGCGATCCTCACACGCCGAGAGCAGATCAAGAAGAAGACAATGGCCCGTCGTAAGCGACAGAATCTACGAGCTGCGTAG
- a CDS encoding alpha/beta hydrolase, with the protein MIRAIRGIQKTVRVLSKVVLGVVLVLVAIGALGVWAFRTGNLPDFYRWAYASDFSPTDHREYLTLPGDRRLETFVYTPSGWSVSDRRPAVVLFFGGAWRLGSPWQFAPYAAHFAERGMVAFLPDYRVGSRDGTGIVEATQDAVSFARWLTENAASLGVDPEAIVFGGGSAGGQLAAAVPVVRERHNATDDLTVDPQPAALLLFNPAVNFDVPAFRDGWSDNGLDFSFASALSVDPMQHLTEDYPPCLVLHGTQDSLVPIDGVRAFTQRVNDSGGNCSLVPFEGRQHGFFNKIVSTEDFEATVQRSDEFLAGLGLLPSR; encoded by the coding sequence ATGATCCGGGCGATCCGTGGCATACAAAAGACCGTGCGGGTTCTGTCCAAGGTCGTACTCGGCGTCGTGCTCGTGCTCGTTGCGATCGGCGCCCTCGGGGTGTGGGCGTTCCGCACCGGCAATCTCCCCGACTTCTATCGCTGGGCCTACGCGAGCGACTTCTCCCCGACAGACCATCGCGAGTACCTCACACTCCCCGGGGATCGCCGTCTTGAGACCTTCGTCTACACGCCGTCCGGGTGGTCCGTGTCCGATCGCCGGCCGGCGGTGGTGCTTTTCTTCGGCGGAGCGTGGCGACTCGGATCACCTTGGCAGTTCGCCCCCTATGCCGCGCACTTCGCGGAGCGAGGAATGGTCGCGTTCCTCCCAGACTATCGCGTCGGCTCACGCGACGGGACGGGGATCGTCGAAGCGACCCAGGACGCCGTTAGTTTCGCTCGCTGGCTCACGGAGAACGCCGCATCGCTGGGCGTCGATCCGGAAGCGATCGTGTTCGGCGGAGGGTCTGCGGGGGGCCAACTCGCCGCGGCGGTTCCGGTCGTCCGCGAACGCCACAACGCCACAGACGACTTGACGGTCGACCCCCAACCGGCGGCTCTCCTTCTGTTCAACCCGGCGGTGAACTTCGACGTTCCTGCCTTTCGCGACGGTTGGTCCGACAACGGACTCGACTTCTCCTTCGCGTCCGCGCTCTCGGTCGACCCGATGCAGCACCTCACCGAGGACTACCCACCGTGTCTCGTCCTGCACGGCACCCAGGATTCGCTCGTCCCGATCGACGGCGTTCGTGCCTTCACCCAGCGCGTGAACGACTCCGGCGGAAACTGCTCGTTGGTCCCGTTCGAGGGCAGACAACACGGCTTCTTCAACAAGATCGTCTCGACCGAGGACTTCGAAGCGACGGTGCAACGCTCGGACGAGTTCCTCGCGGGCCTCGGTCTGCTGCCTTCGCGGTAG